The Suncus etruscus isolate mSunEtr1 chromosome 7, mSunEtr1.pri.cur, whole genome shotgun sequence genome includes a window with the following:
- the RNF2 gene encoding E3 ubiquitin-protein ligase RING2 — protein sequence MSQAVQTNGTQPLSKTWELSLYELQRTPQEAITDGLEIVVSPRSLHSELMCPICLDMLKNTMTTKECLHRFCADCIITALRSGNKECPTCRKKLVSKRSLRPDPNFDALISKIYPSRDEYEAHQERVLARINKHNNQQALSHSIEEGLKIQALNRLQRGKKQQMENGSGAEDNGDSSHCSNASTHSNPEAGPSTKRTKTSDDSGLELETSSAAVPMDPVLDGASEIELVFRPHPTLMEKDDSAQTRYIKTSGNATVDHLSKYLAVRLALEELRSKGESNQMNLDTASEKQYTIYIATASGQFTVLNGSFSLELVSEKYWKVNKPMELYYAPTKEHK from the exons ATGTCTCAGGCTGTGCAGACGAATGGAACCCAGCCATTGAGCAAGACCTGGGAGCTCAGCCTGTATGAGCTTCAGCGGACACCTCAG GAGGCCATAACTGATGGCCTGGAGATCGTGGTGTCCCCGCGGAGCCTGCACAGTGAGCTGATGTGCCCCATCTGCCTGGACATGCTGAAGAACACCATGACCACCAAGGAATGTTTGCACCGCTTCTGCGCCGACTGCATCATCACGGCCCTGCGCAGCGG TAATAAAGAATGTCCGACATGCCGCAAAAAGCTAGTTTCCAAGAGGTCGCTTCGGCCCGACCCCAACTTTGACGCGCTCATCAGCAAGATCTACCCAAGCCGTGACGAGTATGAAGCGCACCAGGAGCGAGTCCTGGCCCGGATCAACAAGCACAACAACCAGCAGGCCCTGAGCCACAGCATTGAGGAAGGGCTCAAGATCCAGGCCCTGAACAG GCTGCAACGAGGCAAGAAACAGCAAATGGAGAATGGCAGTGGAGCTGAGGACAACGGTGACAGTTCGCACTGCAGCAACGCGTCCACACACAGCAACCCTGAGGCTGGGCCCAGCACCAAACGTACAAAGACGTCGGATGACTCGGGCCTGGAGCTGGAGACCAGCAGCGCTGCGGTGCCCATGGACCCCGTTCTGGATGGTGCCAGTGAGATCGAGCTGGTCTTCAGGCCACACCCCACACTCATGGAGAAGGACGACAGCGCACAGACCAG GTACATAAAGACCTCAGGGAATGCCACTGTCGACCACCTGTCCAAGTATCTGGCTGTGAGGTTAGCGTTGGAGGAGCTTCGGAGCAAAGGCGAATCCAACCAGATGAATCTGGACACGGCCAGCGAGAAGCAGTACACAATTTACATCGCCACGGCCAGCGGCCAGTTCACT gTATTAAATGGCTCTTTTTCTTTGGAATTGGTCAGTGAGAAATACTGGAAAGTGAACAAGCCCATGGAACTTTACTATGCACCTACCAAGGAGCACAAATGA